GCGAGCGAGCCGGGCGCCGCGACCGTGACGGCGGCCGCCGACGCCCAGGTGCGCCTGTGGGCCGGGACCGGCGCCGAGCAGGTCGTGACCTCCTCGTCCAACACCTTCACGGGCCTGCTGCCCGGCGTCGACGTCACGGTGACGAAGGCGTCCACGCAGCCCGTGACCGTCACGGTCGCCGCGGACACGGAAGCGCGCACGAAGATCGCGGGCGACTTCGTCGACCGCATCGCCGCCATCCTGAGCGGCATCGACAAGGGCAGCAAGGCGACGATCGCGGACGGCGCCGGCGAGCAGACGACCCTCGGCGTCTTCACGGGCGACAGCACGGTGCGCGCGCTGCGTCGCGGACTCCAGGAGGCGGTGCAGCATCCGATCGACGGCGTCTCGCCCTCGTCGGTCGGCATCTCGGTCGACCGCTACGGCGTGCTGACCCTCGACAAGGAGAAGTTCGCCGAGGCTCTCGCCGACGATCCTGCGGCCGTCGAGGCCGTCTTCACGGGCGTCGCGGCCCGCGTCGAGGCCACGACGAAGCAGTACTCCGACCGCTACGACGGCCTGCTCACGGCACGCATCACGGGTCAGCAGGACGAGGTGGGCTCCCTCGAGGACCAGATGGAGCGGTGGGACGTGCGTCTCGACCAGCGCCGCGCCACGCTGGAGCGCACCTACGCACGTCTCGAGACCATGCTCTCCCAGATGCAGTCACAGTCCGCATATCTCACATCCCAGCTCGCAGCGCTGCCCGGCCGAGAGGACAGCTGATGACCGGATACGCCTTCCCTCCCTCGCCGTTCCCCGCCGCCCCGGCTGCAACCGGTGCCGTGCGCAGCGGCCAGAACGTCGCACAGCTCCGCGCGGCGCAGGCCCGCTATCAGGCGGACGCCGTCATGTCCGCCTCTCCCGAGCGGCTGCTGACGATGCTGTACGACCGCCTCGTCCTCGACCTCGAGCGCGGCGAGGCCGCCCAGCAGGCGGCCGACTGGGCCGAGGCGCGCACACAGCTGCAGCACGCGCAGGCCATCGTCGCCGAGCTCAACGCCTCGCTCGCCGACACGTGGGAGGGCAGTGCGGGCCTGCGGGGCGTCTATGCGTTCCTGACCTCGACCCTGATCGACGCGAACGTCTCCCGCGACCCGCAGCGCACGCGCGCGTGCCTCGACCTCGTCGCGCCGCTGCGCGACGCCTGGCACCAGGCGGCGCAGCAGGTCGGAAGCGCATCCGCCCCCGCCGTCGCGACGGCCTTCCCGGCGCAGGCGCATGCGTGACGACGCGGCGGCAACGCCTCAGGCGATGATCGCGACGCCGTCTCCCGCATCCGACGAGGCGGCCATCGCGGAGTGGACCGCGCTGCTCGACCGCTTCGAGCGCGACATCCACGACCCGTCGGCCGACGCCTGGCGGACGGCGTCCGCTCCCCTGCCGGTCGAGCTCGCGGGACGCGCCGAGACCGTTCTCGCGGCTCAGCGCGCGGCGACCGCGCGCCTCTCTCGCGAGCGGGACGAGGTCCTCGGCCAGCTGAGCGCCGTGCGCCGCGTCCCCTCGACGCCCGCGACCGCCGCCGCGTACATCGATCTCGACGGCTGACCGCCGCACAGCCGCCCACGCGATCACACGCGGTGAGGGGCGCCTGAACGGGTGGATGAGACGCCCGCGCGACACGCGCGAACCACTCAGCGGGACACCACGGCTAACGCATGGAGCGCGCCGGCCGATAGAGCCATGTGAGCACGGATCGCTCTCCCCCCAGGCCACGGATCGGCCGGATCGCACCATCGGAAGCCACGGATTCCATGTTCGATTCAGTCAGCATCAGTGCGCTCACGAGCGCCCTGGACGGACTCTCCCTGCGTCAGCGGGCGATCGCCGACAACATCGCGAACGTCAACACGCCGAACTACCGCGCCAAGCGCGTGCAGTTCGAGGATGCCCTCGCGGCGTCGGTCGCCGAGGGATCGGGCCGCGTGACGGCGACGAGCGCCGAGTCGCTCGAGCCGACACGGCTGGACGGCAACAACGTCAATCTCGACACCGAGACCCTCTCGAGCATCGACACGGTGCTGCGTTTCCAGTTCGCCTCGCAGGCGATCGGCGGCTCCTTCACCTCGGTGCGCACGGCCCTGAGGACCAGCTGATGACCTTCGACGCGATCGGCATCGCCGGCACGGGCCTGACCGTGCATCGCAAGTGGCTCGACGCCCTGAGCGACAACATCGCCAACATCAACACCGCCACGCCCACCGAGGGCGCCGCCTTCCAGGAGCGCTACGTCACGGTGCAGAACTCACCCGACTCCCCCGGCGTGTATGTGGCGGGCATCGAGCTGGGGGACGCGGAGGGACGCATGGTGCACGAGCCGGATCACCCGCTCGCGGACGAGGACGGCTACGTGCGCTACCCCGACATCGACCTGGGTGATCAGATGAGCCAGCTCATCCTCGCCCAGCGCGGTTACGAGGCGAACGCCGCCGTCGTCGACCGCGCCAAGACGACCTACGAGGCCGCCCTGCAGATCGGACGCAGCTGATGCCCATCCCCTCCCTCGACGCGATCGGTGCAGGCTCCGGCATCGCACCGGTGGCGCCCACGGCTCCGACACGACCGACCGGCGACACCGAGTTCGCGTCCGCCGTCACGGGCGCGGTCGACGAGCTGCAGCGCCTGCAGTCGACGTCCAACGAGCTGTCCGTCGCCGCGGTGACCGGTGACCTCACCGACATCCACTCCGCGATGATCGCCTCGAGCCGGGCGTCCGTCACGCTCGAGCTCGTGGCCGCCGTGCGCAACAAGGGCGTCGACGCGTTCAACGAGATCATGAGGATGCAGGCCTGATGCCCCAGGCGGTCACGAACGTCTTCCAGCGCCTGCGCCAGGCGGCGGGCGGCTTCACGCTGGCCCAGCGCACCATCGCGATCATCGGCGTGGCGGTGCTGGCACTCGGCGCCATCGCGCTCGGCACCTGGCTCGGCCGCCCCCAGCTCGCTCCCCTGTTCACCGGCCTCACGCCGGCGGACGCGAACGCCGTCGTCGAGCAGCTGCGCTCCTCCGGTGTGACGTACGAGCTCGCCGACGGCGGCGCGACCGTGATGGTGCCCCAGCAGGACGTGTACGACCAGCGCCTGGCGGCGGCCTCCGCCGGGCTGCCGAGCGACACGAGCGACGGGTACACGCTGCTCGACGACATGGGCGTGACGACGAGCGAGTTCCAGCAGTCCGTGACCTACAAGCGCGCGATCGAGGGCGAGCTCGCCCGCACGATCGAGTCGCTCGAGGGAGTGGGGGCCGCGTCCGTGCAGCTGGCCATCCCCGAGGAGAGCGTGTTCGTCTCGGAGACCGTGGATCCGACCGCCTCGGTGTTCGTCGAGACGCAGGGCACCTCGACGCTCGCCCCCCAGCAGGTCGAGGCGATCGTGCACCTCACGTCCGCGGCGATCAGCGGCATGAAGCCGGAGAACGTGGCCGTGATCGACCAGGCCGGCGAGACCCTCTCCGCCGTCGGCGTGGGGGCCACCGGCAGCACGGATCAGCAGGCCGGCGAGTACGAGACGCGTGTCGCGGGCAGCATCCAGGAGATGCTCGACCGGGTCGTGGGCGCGGGCAACGCCACCGTCACGGTGGCGGCAGAGATGACGAACGAGACCAGCGAGCGCGTCGACGAGACCTACACGACCCCGGACGAAGCGCTGCCGAGCAACGAGCAGACGAAGACCGAGTCGTACACGGGAGGCGCCGGCGGCACGGGCGTGCTGGGCCCCGACAACATCGCGGTGCCGAACGGCGATGCGGGCGGCACCTACGAGTCCACCGAGACCACGCGCAACAACGTCGTCAACAAGTCGACCGAGACGGTCGTGACGCCGCCCGGCGCGGTGCGCCGGCAGACCGTGTCCGTCGCGGTCGACGCGGATGCCGCGGCCGGCATGGACGTGAACGCGCTGCAGGACCTGGTCGCGACCGCGGCGGGCGTCGAGGCGGCACGCGGCGACGAGGTGACGGTCGAGCTGATGGCGTTCAGCGACGCCGACGCCCAGACGGCGCAGGAGGCGCTCGAGGCCGCGCGGCAGGCGGAGGAGGCCGAGCGCATGAACGACATCCTGCGCACCTCGCTCATCGCCGCCGCGATCGCGGTGCCGCTGCTCGCCGCCGTGATCATCTTCACCGTCCGCAGCCGCCGGCGCCGCGAGAACGAGGTCGCACCGCTCGAGCTCACGGCCGAGACGCTGCTGCTCACGCCGCAGCCGCCCGAGCCGCTGCCGGCCGCGCCCGCTCCGACCCCGATCGACTCGACGCCCACCGTGCCGCTCGAGGTCGAGCCGGACCCCGAGCCCGAGCCGGATCAGCTGGTGCTCGAGCGTCAGCGCGCCGAGCTGGAATCGCTCGCTCGCCGCGATCCGCAGAAGACCGCCGAGGTGCTGCGCAGCCTCATGGCCGACAGGGTCGACGCGTGAGCACGCTGAGCGGGTCGCAGACGGCGGCCGTCGTGATCATGAACCTCGACCGGTCCCGTGCGGTCGAGGTGATGAAGCATCTGACGGAGGGCGAGGCCGAGGAGATCGCGGCGGAGATCATCCGGATGCGCCGGCTCGACACCGCCACGACGGCGCGCGCACTGCGCGACTTCCACCGCATCGCCTCCGGACGCATCGCGCCGGGACGCGGCGGTCGCGATGTCGCCGCCGGCCTGCTCGAGGCGTCGTTCGGGGCCGAGCGGGCCGCGGGCGTGCTCACGCGCGTGAGCTCGACCATGGCC
The Microbacterium sp. JZ31 genome window above contains:
- the fliS gene encoding flagellar export chaperone FliS, with the protein product MTGYAFPPSPFPAAPAATGAVRSGQNVAQLRAAQARYQADAVMSASPERLLTMLYDRLVLDLERGEAAQQAADWAEARTQLQHAQAIVAELNASLADTWEGSAGLRGVYAFLTSTLIDANVSRDPQRTRACLDLVAPLRDAWHQAAQQVGSASAPAVATAFPAQAHA
- the fliD gene encoding flagellar filament capping protein FliD; this encodes MAITFDGLASGLKTAEIIDALMEVQAIPRTLLKAKIDDKGVVITQLQSLNTALQGLFTEAGKAKAAGSLSAFTATASSDAVRVSAGPTAQPSVTDVVVDRVATAQTTVTAAYASWPDTPPVLTIVNAEGERVEVTAASGSMADIARAIGNAGAGVSASAVAAGKDAEGKTLYRLQLTAAETGTAGAFTVYRGDADAVDAGTAIDLASEPGAATVTAAADAQVRLWAGTGAEQVVTSSSNTFTGLLPGVDVTVTKASTQPVTVTVAADTEARTKIAGDFVDRIAAILSGIDKGSKATIADGAGEQTTLGVFTGDSTVRALRRGLQEAVQHPIDGVSPSSVGISVDRYGVLTLDKEKFAEALADDPAAVEAVFTGVAARVEATTKQYSDRYDGLLTARITGQQDEVGSLEDQMERWDVRLDQRRATLERTYARLETMLSQMQSQSAYLTSQLAALPGREDS
- a CDS encoding flagellar basal body rod protein FlgC, whose translation is MTFDAIGIAGTGLTVHRKWLDALSDNIANINTATPTEGAAFQERYVTVQNSPDSPGVYVAGIELGDAEGRMVHEPDHPLADEDGYVRYPDIDLGDQMSQLILAQRGYEANAAVVDRAKTTYEAALQIGRS
- the fliF gene encoding flagellar basal-body MS-ring/collar protein FliF: MPQAVTNVFQRLRQAAGGFTLAQRTIAIIGVAVLALGAIALGTWLGRPQLAPLFTGLTPADANAVVEQLRSSGVTYELADGGATVMVPQQDVYDQRLAAASAGLPSDTSDGYTLLDDMGVTTSEFQQSVTYKRAIEGELARTIESLEGVGAASVQLAIPEESVFVSETVDPTASVFVETQGTSTLAPQQVEAIVHLTSAAISGMKPENVAVIDQAGETLSAVGVGATGSTDQQAGEYETRVAGSIQEMLDRVVGAGNATVTVAAEMTNETSERVDETYTTPDEALPSNEQTKTESYTGGAGGTGVLGPDNIAVPNGDAGGTYESTETTRNNVVNKSTETVVTPPGAVRRQTVSVAVDADAAAGMDVNALQDLVATAAGVEAARGDEVTVELMAFSDADAQTAQEALEAARQAEEAERMNDILRTSLIAAAIAVPLLAAVIIFTVRSRRRRENEVAPLELTAETLLLTPQPPEPLPAAPAPTPIDSTPTVPLEVEPDPEPEPDQLVLERQRAELESLARRDPQKTAEVLRSLMADRVDA
- the fliE gene encoding flagellar hook-basal body complex protein FliE, translating into MPIPSLDAIGAGSGIAPVAPTAPTRPTGDTEFASAVTGAVDELQRLQSTSNELSVAAVTGDLTDIHSAMIASSRASVTLELVAAVRNKGVDAFNEIMRMQA
- a CDS encoding flagellar basal body rod protein FlgB, translated to MFDSVSISALTSALDGLSLRQRAIADNIANVNTPNYRAKRVQFEDALAASVAEGSGRVTATSAESLEPTRLDGNNVNLDTETLSSIDTVLRFQFASQAIGGSFTSVRTALRTS